The Alnus glutinosa chromosome 10, dhAlnGlut1.1, whole genome shotgun sequence DNA window ACCCTATCGGACACAGTCATGCCCTCTGGACGTGCTTCGGGAACTCAACCTGCATGTTGTTTTAAAAACCCCTCTTTGAACAAGGGTTTCATATTTTGTGTCTCACATCACAGCTCGACCTCTCCAAGTcgtttttattcaaatttggtTGCTCCTtgtttcttttagttttaatttcttCCCACTCTCAATCCTAGGCATCGGCCCGGTAACCTTCGTCACCATCGGTTTTCCTCTTCaatgtcttcttttttcttctttttttcttcttttttttttgtggttttcttcttcattgttttcATCTTAACCTTGATATTTCTTCTAAAATCTTGgctattctttttcttgttaaaGATTGTGGTTGCGTTGGATTTGTTTAATGTTATTTTGTGTATTTAGGCATTCGTTCACTCTCATGGGTCATTTTCTCTTCATGATATATTTCTATGCACTCTAAATGTTTGATAAATTGCCTATGTCACATTTTCATCTCTCTATCATGTCTTTTGTTTCATCTCATGAATTTGCATCTTTATACATGATTAAATCTAATTTTGTGGGACTATTCTCATCTATCATGTTGCATGAATTCATTGGTTCTCATTACACTCACCAAGTGTATGTCTAAATGCCTCGCGGAAGTTTTTTTTACGTGTTGATTTGGTGTTTTTCATTTTCCAACAAATGTTCTTTGAAAGGAGTTTTCTTGAGTACTGCTGCCATttggttctattttttttttggatgaatggtTCTATTTGTTTCACTTGCGCTTAGTATTTAATGGCATGTCCTTGCTTGGAAATGTTTGGTTATCTATTGTATGTAGGCTATGGCCGCCTCAACATTCGGGACTGCTTCCAAAAAGCGAACTCGAGAAGACAGGGATGCTCTGAGAGGCAAAATCAGTAAACGCTATATCATTGTTGAGCGTGGAGTCTTGAGGTCTGATCTCATGGTTGAACCATTCCAGTTCATTTATGACATTTTTAGAGAAAATAAGTGGCTGACTCTGTTTGAGCCGGTGAATGTCTACCATAGACTTGTTCGAGAATTCTACTCCAACATGTCTCTTGTGCTAGGTTCCTCTCCTCATTTCAAGACCAAAGTGTCTGGGACAAGTTTGTTGATCAATCCGGCTCTTATTAGTGAAGTGACCGGTATTCCTTTGACTAATGGGAAACCCTCTCCTTTTTCAGATACTGATACTCATCCGACAAAAGCTGAGATTATGGCAAGTTTGAACCCTGGAGGAGACCTAGAATGGGAAGAACAAAAGACCAAGATTCCTATTAGCTACTTGAGGGGTCCGGAGAAATTGTTGGCGAGGATCGTGATGCAAAATATGTGGCCCATCTCCAGAAACAGTGAGGTTACTATTGACAGAGCCAAAATGATCTATGCAATTATTAATAGGGTTCCTTTTTGCTTATGCACACACATGGTCATGACCATGATTGAGCTCTATGATGATCACGCCATTGCCTTACCTTTTGGTGGTCTAATTACAAAAATCCTCAAGAACAAACTACAACAGATTGCACCAAACGAACCAGCAGATGTTCCTGGGGGGTATTTTCGCAAGGGCACAATCATGAAGGTCAATGCTCAGCTTCAAAGGTTTCATGCTCCAGAAGAACAAGCTCATCCAACTCCACATGAACCGCAAGCTTCGTCTTCCTCTGCTCCATCTTCTTCAGATGTCATGGCTCAGCTGAACGTCATCACTGACTTACTCAAAGCTCAGGGATTGAGTATTGAGACAATCAACAAGCGGCTTGCGCTCATGGAGACAGACTTAGGGCAGGTCAAACTACATGTTCAAACAACTCTTCGCACCATTCTGCCGGAGGATCAACAGGATCAAGTGCATTGATACCCCTTCCTAGTTGTTTTTCTTACTTCTTTTGAACTATGTTTGGTTTCCTGTTTTTCTTTCATGAATTGTTTATTCTGATAGTAAATTATCTCTCGTAtttgctatatttttttttttcttcctttgtcctactgtgacaaaaagggggagtacgGTTATGGGGGGAGATCATTTTTTATGCGCGTAATGAGCTTTTATTTGAGTGCCAGGGGCAATTTGTAACCCATACGTGTCTGTAATAGTTGTCACCGAATGACCTAAGGGGGAGTTAGTTTTTCATTGACTCATTTGGCGTCAATAacttattatttatgtttttgggACAATGTGGTTTCTAGTGTTCAACTCTAAAATCAGAAAGGGTGAAGATTTTGATGAAAGGAGTCATATCATATATGGGTGTCCGGATGGCCCGAAGATGTGTCCGGATAGATCTTCCAGAGAGCTCCACAAAACTTGCATGTCTGGACGGCTTATGGATGTGTCCGGACGGGACTTCCATAGAGTGCCAATTTTCCTACATGTCTAGATGGCTTATTAAAGGGACTAGACAGGACTTCCAGAGAGTATCATTTTTCTTgtatgtccggacggcttgataATATGTCCGTACAAGACTTCGAGGAAGTTTGCAGTTTTTGTCTTGTTCAGACCATGTGACATCATGTTCGGACAGACGGGGTAATTAGGGATTCGAAACCTAGTTGCGTCCGGATGCCTTCTCACCCTGTTTGAACGCCACTGCCTTATTGCAAACCTATTTCTACTAGAACTAGGTTTTCTTCATAAGTCCATTTAAAGGGACTtttaagaatgattttttttttaaggattctAAAATAGAATTTAGTGTCCTGAGAGAGTATTTTAGACCTAGAGTATTAAAGTTACTTCTCTCTAagagttttggttattgttaACCTTCAACCATGAACAATCATTGAAGCCAATAAGAGCTGGATATGTAGATCAAGTAGAAGAACTCTCCAGAGGTTTTGGGAGAGGAGCAGGCTAGTGGTTCACTTGTTTAATACAAGAGTGTGTCAACTGTAGAGGTTTTGTGAGTATAAACATCTTGTAATTGCTTTTTTGTCTATGGTGGATTGATtccctaggtttggctgccccggagtagttttacttttgaagagtttttcataaggtttccacttcgtcaccaaattGTTTGTGTTAATTATTTTACTCCTTTCATTATATTTGGTGGATGATTGTGTGGttggttattttaaaattttgcattacTTTGGTATCACCTATTCAACCTCCCTTTTAGGTGTTGTTTGGagtgtgatttattattttcagtgtTGCATGGTCACTTTCATTAAATTGGTGTGGGAGTAAGTTTCATTGCTGTAATTGGAAGCACGTGTTTTCAGTAATTATCTAAGATGCTTAGCTATACGCTCTGCTATGACCTAATTTCTGAATGCTCTCCTTTTGCTTTACTTTTGCTCCAGATGAAGAATAAAGGTTCAAAACCTAAGAAGAAAGTTCCTGCTCAAAAGTGTTTTGAGTGAGTCAGATTACATTGATGATCATGATGCACTGAAGCAGGTACGTTTCAATACTTCTTTGATAAATGTTCTTTAATTTGGCAGGTTTAGGTTGAATTTCTGTTTCAGTGTAGACCATCAACCAACTGCTGCAATGATGGCCCTACATGATTGTACAGAAATAAGTATGCTAATTCTGTAGCATCCAAATGCAGGCACTTGCGCTGTCTCTACAAGGTTCTGCTGGAGTTTCAGGTGTGGTACATTGTGGGCCTTCGAAATTCTCTGAAGCTGATGTAGGGAATGCTAGTCTTTAGAAAAAAATCGGTTTGTTTTGGGCTTTAGATTAGTATACCATGCACATATCTTTTGCCTCTTCTTCCCCTCACTGTCTTATGGTGGTTTGCTTTTGATTTCTGGTCAGCAGTATGCTGTCGGTTGCAAATGACTGAAGATGAACTGGTCGTGCACTTCTTTCAGTTTGATGGTAATTTCTGCCACCACTGTCTTTTGTGTGTATGTGCATGTGGAAAGTGATAGATATGTTGATctgtgttggggggggggggggggggggggggggagagagagagagagagagagagagagagaggtttgcaTAAGCGTTCAAAGATCCAATAAATGGGGATTGATATTAAGATCTATAGAAATATATAAGGTTTTAAAAATGCAGGTGTGAGTGTAAGGTTGGTATAAGAATATATGTTTAACCCCAAGGAGTTGGCTCAAGTAGTAACTAGTAAGATCCTTAGTCTTTGTAGTAGTCCAATGAGGTTTAAGGTTCAAATCCCCTTTTAGGTGCTAACAACTTAGTGGGGCCAGCCCGCCGGCGAAGTcggagtattacccgatccgtgTGGAGAGGGTGCTTTACATGGGTCCGAGATTTACTTGACAGGAGTGGGTACACAAAGTGACCAtgccttggaggggttccttgtcatagaatatatatatatacacacacacacatgcaatGGAAATTTGAGATTTCTCCAACTTATGCTGTTTCTTCACTTTTGTAAGTTTAGTTGAAacttatttcattttaattagaCTGAATGGGCCTTAATTTCAAATCTTAACCAGCCAAAAAGAGGCTATATCCCTGTTTGTGGTATTGTTCTGTTTTTcttgaagaattttttgtcaTTGATGAGAGGAATATTGGCATGCAGCTTAGTGGAAGGTGAGCATAACTATGAGGGATATAGAGAGAGTAGCAATGGCTCATGATTTTGTTTGGGCTGAGAAGGAGTTGGCTGATATGATCCGATGCTTTGATAGTGATGGAGATGGGAAGGTTAGTTCCCTCTACATTTGGGatttctttcttcaataaatatttaaaaaaaaatagagataagTAATTTTTGTCTTATAAATTGTTGGTAAATGAGCAAGAAAATAAAGTTATGAAAGGGTGAGAAGTAATTGAAGGCTGTAGATTGAGATGCAAATTGGGCTCTTTATTTGGCACTTTTTTGAGAGCTTCTAGTTAGATCCTCAGCCTAGTTTCCCTCTCTACAAAAAAACCCTTAGCCTTCTCTATTTCACATTGTGGGGGAGGAAGGGATCCCTCTTCCGGTTCCCTTCCAGTGTAGGTTCTctagtgtttttcttcttctcttaggtcttttagttttgggtttctcttcttttttggtgTAGATCTATGGTGGTTGGGTCTTCTCTGACGCGCACGCACCCGACCTGAGACCTCACCGGCTTGTTCCGATCCTCACCGTCGACACCGATTCTGTGGATTGCCGTCGTGCCGTTGTGTGAGGCTATTTGGTTCTTGTGCTTCTTGGGTTGTAGATCTACAGTGTTTGGGTCCTCCTTCCCGTGCACGTGCTTGGAGTGGGACTCTCCGTCGTGGTCCGGCTCTTCCCTGCCATCGGTGTTGCTGCGAGTGGCCGCCACGTGCCGTTTCGACACGCGTGGCTGAGGGAGTTTCTGAATTTTGGGTGCTAGATCTACGACGTTTGAGACCTCTTCTCCATGCACACGCCTCTTTAGTGGCTTCTTCGGCAGTTTCCGCTTCTTCCGGTGGTCTTTCCAGGCTGTTCCCGCGCCGCGCCGGTGCGCGTGGCTCCACACGCcatcgtctctctctctttctttcttttttcttttcttttttattatttttttatttccctGTATTTATCGcttttcctttgtattttgggtttgttcTTTTTCTGCTTCTGTTGGCtcgggttttgggtttgtt harbors:
- the LOC133880127 gene encoding uncharacterized protein LOC133880127, with amino-acid sequence MPSNGVAEYERQRLSRIEENRSRMKALRLPKIASRLLRSARKVSEKMEEEEEKKMEKKMERKMKKEEKKRKKKGKEKVEDEEGLSSSSGEEEDDEDYLGQTSSGPHRKKAMAASTFGTASKKRTREDRDALRGKISKRYIIVERGVLRSDLMVEPFQFIYDIFRENKWLTLFEPVNVYHRLVREFYSNMSLVLGSSPHFKTKVSGTSLLINPALISEVTGIPLTNGKPSPFSDTDTHPTKAEIMASLNPGGDLEWEEQKTKIPISYLRGPEKLLARIVMQNMWPISRNSEVTIDRAKMIYAIINRVPFCLCTHMVMTMIELYDDHAIALPFGGLITKILKNKLQQIAPNEPADVPGGYFRKGTIMKVNAQLQRFHAPEEQAHPTPHEPQASSSSAPSSSDVMAQLNVITDLLKAQGLSIETINKRLALMETDLGQVKLHVQTTLRTILPEDQQDQMKNKGSKPKKKVPAQKCFE